A stretch of the Corylus avellana chromosome ca6, CavTom2PMs-1.0 genome encodes the following:
- the LOC132183630 gene encoding clavaminate synthase-like protein At3g21360, producing the protein MEFSCKAFKVGKCEGQKVVDGETMPLVLQPPEPNKGDMDSLLFAVKENKEWFEQMIIKNSAVLLRGYNVNNAQDFNEILESFGWDDVRYFGPAPRKHVYKRVWTANEGPLSDSIYYHHEMVLIKESPGKVILFCEIPALEGGQTPFVPSFRVTEMMLKEFPKVMEEMEEKRLKYTLTALSKNDKPSMRGRGWEDVFGTSDPAEAERRAKALGMDMEWLPNGSVKAILGPASLTKVFDGRKGRRTWFNTLVGMHGKEHSSAMMADGTEIPENVVKRCEEIVEEESIQFEWEKGDVLFFDNFALLHGRRPALPPRRVLVATCK; encoded by the exons ATGGAATTTTCTTGCAAGGCCTTTAAGGTAGGAAAATGTGAGGGCCAAAAAGTGGTGGATGGTGAAACCATGCCACTAGTGCTACAACCTCCGGAGCCGAACAAGGGTGACATGGATTCCCTTCTCTTTGCTGTCAAAGAAAACAAGGAGTGGTTTGAGCAAATGATCATCAAGAACAGTGCTGTCCTTCTTCGAGGCTACAACGTTAACAACGCCCAGGATTTCAATGAGATCTTAGAAAGCTTCGGCTGGGATGATGTTCGTTATTTCGGGCCAGCGCCGAGGAAACATGTTTACAAACGAGTATGGACGGCTAACGAGGGACCCCTCTCCGACTCCATTTACTACCACCATGAAATGGTTTTG ATTAAGGAATCTCCAGGAAAGGTAATTCTTTTCTGTGAGATACCAGCCCTTGAAGGTGGACAGACGCCCTTCGTTCCCAGCTTCCGTGTAACAGAAATGATGCTAAAGGAGTTTCCAAAAGTTATGGAGGAAATGGAGGAGAAGCGGTTAAAATACACGCTCACGGCTCTTAGCAAGAATGATAAACCTTCCATGAGAGGTAGAGGCTGGGAGGATGTATTTGGGACATCGGATCCCGCAGAAGCCGAGAGAAG GGCTAAAGCACTAGGGATGGACATGGAGTGGCTGCCAAATGGGTCGGTGAAGGCAATATTAGGCCCGGCATCTCTAACAAAGGTGTTtgatggaagaaaaggaaggagAACGTGGTTTAACACATTAGTGGGCATGCATGGGAAGGAGCACAGCTCAGCCATGATGGCAGACGGGACAGAAATCCCAGAAAATGTAgtcaagagatgtgaagaaatCGTTGAAGAAGAGAGCATCCAATTCGAGTGGGAGAAGGGTGACGTTCTCTTCTTTGATAACTTCGCTTTGCTTCATGGTAGAAGGCCCGCCCTCCCTCCTAGAAGAGTCCTTGTTGCCACATGCAAGTAG